In Aspergillus nidulans FGSC A4 chromosome II, a single window of DNA contains:
- the ramB gene encoding bifunctional protein farnesyltransferase/protein geranylgeranyltransferase (transcript_id=CADANIAT00004836) — protein MGKYASDSEWASIDPIPLNDGSESGAMPLATIAYSEEYLEATSYLRAVMAANEMSDRALKLTEDIISMNPAHYTVWIYRAKIVFALNKDLLEELEWLNGVSLRYLKNYQIWHHRQVIMSSREHFPSLPPKEMDFLMEMFAQDSKNYHVWTYRHWLVRHFELWDSPRELADVNSLLNSDVRNNSAWNHHLVDEELRYAQDQILRAPENRSPWSYARGILRAASRPLSEWTEFAQKFVVDKRDDQGQIVDVSVKSSHAVEWLADVYADAEENGRAEAVRMLNLLKDKYDPIRKNYWNYRIRTIEAEEVPASAPKSNLPYLLNIMF, from the exons ATGGGAAAATACGCGTCTGATTCTGAGTGGGCGTCAATCGATCCCATTCCGCTCAATGATGGCTCCGAGTCAGGCGCGATGCCGCTGGCCACCATCGCCTACAGCGAGGAATATCTCGAAGCAACTTCATATCTTCGTGCGGTTATGGCCGCCAATGAAATGTCTGACAGAGCCCTGAAACTCACAGAAGACATTATCTCCATGAATCCAGCCCACTATACAGTCTG GATATATCGTGCCAAGATCGTCTTTGCTTTGAACAAAGatctcctcgaggagctggagtGGCTGAACGGCGTCTCCTTGAGGTATTTGAAGAATTATCAAATCTG GCATCATCGCCAGGTTATCATGTCCTCACGAGAGCACTTCCCTAGTCTCCCACCAAAAGAGATGGACTTTCTCATGGAAATGTTCGCTCAAGACTCAAAAAACTATCATGTATGGACCTACCGCCACTGGCTGGTGCGGCATTTTGAATTATGGGATTCCCCTCGCGAGCTCGCGGACGTGAACTCCCTACTCAACTCGGATGTCAGGAACAATTCCGCCTGGAATCACC ATCTGGTCGACGAGGAGCTGAGGTACGCTCAGGACCAGATCCTTCGAGCGCCAGAGAACCGAAGCCCATGGTCGTACGCTCGGGGTATCCTACGAGCTGCTAGTCGGCCACTCTCCGAATGGACCGAGTTTGCGCAGAAATTCGTCGTCGACAAGCGGGACGACCAGGGTCAGATTGTGGACGTCTCGGTGAAGAGTAGCCACGCTGTGGAGTGGCTAGCTGACGTGTATGCTGACGCTGAAGAGAATGGCCGCGCTGAGGCTGTCCGTATGCTCAACCTCCTGAAGGACAAGTACGATCCCATTCGGAAGAACTACTGGAACTATCGCATTCGGACAATCGAGGCGGAAGAAGTCCCAGCTTCTGC ACCCAAATCCAATTTACCATATTTGCTGAATATCATGTTCTGA
- a CDS encoding putative L-serine dehydratase (transcript_id=CADANIAT00004837), with protein MGSIGFATATTTQMTSTGSQHDSQSQTLPTYKSPWIRTPLVESRSLSALAGCRILLKLENTQPSGSFKSRAMGNQILSHLHNPSNFGKSIHFFASSGGNAGLAAVCAARTLGFPCTVVVPVGTKPLMVDKLRKAGARDVVRYGETFAEAGEYMRDVVMKNGDNNDDEGEVVKIALHPFDNEAIWEGNSTLVDELVEQVPLVAGDAVEGDGYGDMALPVDAIVCSVGGGGLLNGLVMGLERRRRQLAKSSSRKTAQARPTHLIAVETRGTDSLAAAVAKGSLVSLPKITSQATSLGAIRVSERTLQYALHPPQGVKVHSTVLSDADAARGVLRLVDEERMLVELACGVCVEAAVGDACRAEKTKKRKRGLDEGYGDDRVSAGESEGDLSDGGVAEDPLRSRLKELVPDLKPESRVVIVVCGGSNVTIDAAVEWRTMLNEGWGDEN; from the coding sequence atGGGCAGCATCGGCTTCGCCACCGCAACAACCACACAGATGACGTCCACGGGGTCCCAACATGATTCCCAATCCCAAACCCTGCCAACCTACAAATCACCCTGGATAAGAACACCTCTCGTCGAATCCCGCTCCCTCTCCGCCCTTGCGGGCTGCcgcatcctcctcaagctcgaAAACACACAGCCAAGCGGCTCCTTCAAGTCCCGCGCAATGGGCAATCAGATCCTCTCACACCTGCATAACCCCTCGAACTTTGGGAAGAGCATCCATTTCTTTGCGTCCTCTGGCGGAAATGCCGGACTCGCTGCTGTCTGTGCAGCTCGCACCCTGGGCTTCCCGTGTACGGTGGTGGTTCCTGTGGGTACTAAGCCGCTTATGGTTGACAAGTTGAGGAAGGCTGGTGCCAGGGATGTGGTGAGGTACGGGGAGACATTTGCGGAAGCGGGTGAGTACATGAGGGATGTTGTTATGAAGAATGGTGACaacaatgatgatgaaggGGAAGTGGTGAAGATTGCACTCCATCCATTCGATAACGAGGCGATCTGGGAGGGGAACAGTACGCTTGTTGATGAGTTGGTCGAGCAGGTTCCCCTTGTTGCAGGggatgctgttgagggaGATGGGTATGGGGATATGGCCCTTCCAGTTGATGCAATCGTGTGTAGTGTCGGAGGAGGTGGGCTATTGAATGGACTCGTCATGGGACTtgagcggcggcggagacagcTGGCAAAATCTTCATCAAGAAAGACGGCGCAAGCAAGACCGACGCATCTGATTGCCGTTGAAACGCGTGGAACGGACTCTCTTGCTGCGGCAGTAGCGAAAGGTTCCCTGGTGAGTCTGCCGAAGATCACGTCGCAGGCGACATCGCTCGGTGCGATCCGGGTTTCGGAAAGGACGCTCCAGTATGCGCTACATCCGCCGCAGGGTGTCAAAGTGCATAGTACGGTGCTGTCTGATGCAGACGCGGCAAGAGGCGTGCTGCGTCTTGTGGACGAGGAGCGGATGCTGGTGGAGTTGGCTTGTGGAGTGTGTGTTGAGGCGGCAGTTGGCGATGCTTGTCGGGCtgagaagacgaagaagaggaagagggggtTGGATGAAGGGTATGGAGATGACCGGGTGTCGGCGGGTGAGAGTGAGGGAGATTTGTCAGATGGAGGGGTGGCTGAGGATCCCTTGCGGTCGCGGTTGAAGGAGCTGGTGCCGGACTTGAAACCGGAGAGCCGAGTAGTGATAGTGGTTTGTGGAGGGAGTAATGTCACTATTGATGCGGCGGTGGAATGGAGGACGATGCTGAACGAAGGATGGGGGGACGAGAACTAG
- a CDS encoding protein nxtA (transcript_id=CADANIAT00004839), which produces MAPTEDAYAKVSTEAATEFVQSFYPALQSNRATIASFYSSPPSTIVFNGNPVADGNAVQEIFVSQMPPTHYEVQSFDCQIINKQYPTATIGRQIDPRKDISILVVVSGYVRFGESRDLPQRGFSETFVLVPNPSSEGGKGKRRRDWLIQTQNFRLVV; this is translated from the exons ATGGCCCCTACCGAAGATGCCTACGCAAAGGTCTCAACAGAAG CGGCTACCGAATTCGTTCAATCGTTCTACCCCGCGCTCCAATCTAACCGCGCAACGATAGCCTCCTTCTATAGCTCCCCCCCATCAACGATTGTGTTCAACGGAAACCCCGTCGCGGATGGAAATGCAGTGCAAGAGATCTTCGTCAGCCAGATGCCTCCGACGCACTACGAGGTCCAGTCGTTTGACTGTCAAATTATAAACAAACAATATCCTACAGCCACAATCGGTCGGCAAATAGACCCACGGAAAGACATTTCGATATTGGTGGTTGTTAGCGGCTACGTCCGGTTCGGAGAGTCTCGCGACCTTCCTCAGCGCGGGTTCAGCGAGACATTTGTTCTCGTGCCGAACCCTTCTAGCGAAGGGGGGAAGGGGAAACGTAGACGGGACTGGCTCATTCAGACCCAGAACTTCCGTCTCGTTGTTTGA
- a CDS encoding methionine--tRNA ligase MSM1 (transcript_id=CADANIAT00004838), translating to MASLRGGSRALSWANQLLSRQRLSSKCASQRVAPPATAYSLRQYATTAKEASKPYYVTTPIFYVNAAPHVGHLYTMVLADILKRWRTLTGDNEAQLLTGTDEHGMKIQQAANAAGIDTQAFCDRNCLTFKALAEAANVDYNYFIRTTEPAHKEAVQYFWEMLQHRGYIYTSKHEGWYSVSDETFYPQSQVNLSLDPATGRKRMVSTETGKEVEWSSETNYHFRLSAFQDRLLELYKTDFITPTHYTEQVVKSVASGLSDLSISRPVERLTWGIPVPNDNTQTIYVWLDALVNYLTKAGYPFPPGEGSRLGWPADVHVVGKDIVRFHCVYWPAFLMALDLPLPRNVLVHAHWTMNREKMSKSTGNVVNPFFAIDRFGMDTMRFFLAHRGGLASDSDYDNRYIIRDYKKYLQQGLGNIAHRTIGCAKGKLRDYIINATSGNSPATADDQAYQKTLEQLSHKVAKCMEALDPRAALEEIVEVILLTNKYFHNSEPWQNPEEKQRVIFNAAESMRIMGILLQPFMPNKAKKLLDILKVDPSKRDLSDAGYARDSTYGEDVKKKILFPPLALEN from the exons ATGGCAAGTTTGAGAGGGGGCTCTCGTGCTCTTTCTTGGGCGAATCAGCTATTATCCCGTCAGCGCCTTTCGTCGAAATGTGCTTCTCAGAGAGTCGCTCCTCCGGCAACCGCCTACTCTCTCCGTCAGTATGCGACCACCGCCAAAGAAGCTTCTAAGCCCTACTATGTCACGACGCCTATCTTTTATGTCAATGCCG CTCCCCATGTCGGTCACTTATACACCATGGTCCTCGCGGACATCCTGAAACGATGGCGGACACTTACCGGCGACAATGAGGCACAATTGCTGACTGGAACGGATGAGCATGGCATGAAG ATCCAGCAAGCCGCGAACGCGGCGGGTATAGATACCCAGGCGTTTTGCGACAGGAACTGCTTAACATTCAAA GCTTTGGCTGAGGCAGCTAATGTGGACTACAATTACTTTATTCGGACGACGGAACCTGCGCATAAAGAGGCCGTTCAATACTTTTGG GAAATGCTACAACATCGAGGCTACATTTACACATCTAAACATGAAGGATGGTATTCTGTTAGCGACGAGACATTCTATCCCCAGTCACAAGTCAATCTCTCGTTGGACCCTGCCACCGGGCGGAAGAGAATG GTTTCTACGGAGACGGGCAAAGAAGTCGAGTGGTCTTCCGAAACGAACTATCACTTTCGTCTGTCTGCGTTCCAGGACCGCTTATTAGAATTGTACAAGACGGATTTCATCACGCCAACCCACTATACTGAGCAAGTGGTCAAATCGGTTGCATCCGGGCTGTCAGACTTATCCATCTCCCGGCCGGTGGAGCGGTTGACATGGGGCATCCCTGTTCCAAATGACAATACGCAGACGATCTATGTCTGGCTGGACGCGCTTGTCAACTATCTCACGAAAGCAGGATACCCTTTTCCGCCTGGCGAGGGAAGCCGCCTCGGGTGGCCTGCGGATGTCCACGTTGTTGGCAAGGACATTGTCAG ATTCCACTGTGTTTACTGGCCAGCGTTTCTCATGGCTCTGgatcttcccctccctcGGAATGTCCTTGTTCACGCTCATTGGACGATGAACCGTGAGAAAATGTCAAAGTCGACCGGAAACGTGGTCAACCCTTTCTTCGCAATTGACCGATTCGGAATGGACACAATGCGCTTCTTCCTAGCTCACCGTGGCGGCCTTGCATCCGACTCTGACTACGACAACAGATACATCATCCGCGATTATAAGAAATACCTCCAACAGGGACTTGGCAACATTGCCCACCGCACAATTGGTTGTGCGAAAGGAAAATTGCGGGACTATATCATCAATGCTACATCTGGCAATTCCCCCGCAACCGCTGACGATCAGGCATACCAGAAGACTCTGGAGCAGCTCTCCCACAAGGTAGCAAAGTGTATGGAGGCACTTGACCCACGTGCGGCACTAGAGGAGATCGTGGAAGTAATCCTTCTG ACAAACAAGTATTTTCACAACTCGGAGCCATGGCAGAATCCGGAGGAGAAGCAACGCGTGATTTTCAATGCTGCGGAGTCAATGCGTATCATGGGCATCTTACTGCAGCCTTTCATGCCGAACAAAGCCAAAAAGCTCCTTGACATATTGAAGGTCGATCCTTCAAAGCGGGATCTCTCTGATGCTGGCTATGCACGAGACTCGACCTACGGCGAGGATGTTAAGAAAAAaatcctcttccctccccttGCCCTCGAGAACTAA